The proteins below are encoded in one region of Lactuca sativa cultivar Salinas chromosome 3, Lsat_Salinas_v11, whole genome shotgun sequence:
- the LOC111884630 gene encoding G-type lectin S-receptor-like serine/threonine-protein kinase At2g19130, protein MCFTKSNSLVRILVLLCFSRTINLSSGANTISASQSLSGDQTIVSKDEVFELGFFKAGNSSKYYIGIWYIKVSSNPPTIAWVANRETSISDRFRSELKIIDGNLVLLNESKFQIWSTNVSTTTTLKSAIAVLLDDGNLVLRDSGSNSVEPAVWQSFDHPTHTWLPGAKLAYDNRTKKSQLLTSWRSKEDPGVGLFSLELDPITTEYISKWNGSQRYWTSGAWNGKIFELVPEMRLNYIYNFSYQKNENESYFTYSVYNPFIISRFIMDVSGQVQQLTWLEATKEWNLFWSQPRTQCEVYALCGAFGSCSQSGLPFCSCLTGFKPRSESDWYQSDFSGGCVRKTDLQCGRNVEKLDFLTIKVKSLPPNQSVAVGSAGECHTTCLNSCSCNAYSFVDNQCLVWDGDLLNLSEDNDNDSGKTIFVKVASKDLPLSSKDPLHHKKSNWVTVCAVVGFGGVVVFVLGVILVLIYRKKRISLSVGKTRMVEGSLVSFVYKDLQIATKNFSDKLGGGGFGSVFKGVLHDSSIVAVKKLESISQGEKQFRSEVSTIGTIQHVNLVRLRGFCAQGNNKLLVYDYMANSSLDTHLFHGKQVLNWETRYQIALGIARGLVYLHEKCRDCIIHCDIKPENILLDAEFCPKIADFGLAKLVGRDFSRVLTTIRGTRGYLAPEWLSGVAVTAKADVFSYGMMLFELVNGKRNAEQSEDSRSPFFPCLVSNVLKMGGDILSLVDSRLNREASVEEVSKICKVACWCIQDEEDSRPSMSLVEQILEGVMDVNMPPIPRSVTLFVDNTERVVFFTESPSKGSSEVYISCSPQSKSTSS, encoded by the coding sequence AGTTTAGTGAGGATTCTGGTCCTCCTGTGTTTCTCTCGTACCATAAATCTCTCATCCGGAGCCAACACCATTTCTGCAAGCCAGTCTCTTTCTGGAGACCAAACAATCGTATCCAAAGATGAAGTGTTCGAGCTGGGTTTCTTCAAAGCAGGTAACTCATCCAAGTATTACATAGGCATCTGGTATATAAAAGTCTCTTCCAATCCTCCCACCATAGCTTGGGTGGCAAACAGAGAAACATCCATCTCTGATAGATTCCGTTCAGAACTAAAAATCATTGATGGTAATTTGGTGCTCTTGAATGAGTCCAAGTTCCAGATTTGGTCCACAAAtgtctccaccaccaccactttGAAGTCTGCAATAGCTGTTCTTCTTGATGATGGCAACTTAGTTTTGAGAGACTCCGGTTCAAATTCAGTTGAACCTGCAGTTTGGCAAAGTTTTGATCATCCAACTCATACTTGGTTGCCTGGTGCTAAACTTGCTTATGATAATAGAACCAAAAAAAGCCAGCTTCTTACATCATGGAGAAGCAAGGAAGATCCTGGTGTAGGACTCTTCTCTTTGGAGCTTGACCCGATTACTACAGAGTACATAAGCAAGTGGAATGGCTCCCAACGATATTGGACAAGTGGTGCTTGGAATGGGAAAATATTTGAGTTAGTACCAGAAATGAGGTTGAATTACATTTACAATTTCAGCTACCAGAAGAATGAGAATGAGAGTTACTTCACTTATTCTGTATATAATCCTTTCATTATATCTAGATTTATAATGGATGTTTCTGGTCAAGTTCAGCAACTAACATGGTTAGAAGCTACCAAAGAGTGGAATTTATTTTGGTCTCAACCTCGAACGCAATGTGAGGTATATGCTTTGTGTGGGGCTTTTGGGAGTTGCAGCCAATCTGGATTACCTTTCTGTAGTTGCTTGACTGGCTTCAAGCCTAGATCTGAGAGTGATTGGTATCAGAGTGATTTTTCTGGTGGATGTGTGAGAAAAACCGATTTGCAGTGTGGGAGAAACGTGGAAAAGCTTGATTTTCTGACGATTAAAGTCAAGAGTCTGCCTCCAAATCAATCCGTGGCAGTTGGGAGTGCAGGAGAATGTCATACAACCTGTTTGAACAGTTGCTCATGTAATGCTTACTCTTTTGTCGATAATCAGTGTTTGGTTTGGGATGGAGATCTCTTGAACCTCTCGGAAGACAATGATAATGATAGTGGGAAAACAATCTTTGTCAAAGTCGCTTCTAAAGATCTTCCACTCTCTTCTAAAGATCCTCTACATCATAAAAAGAGTAATTGGGTCACCGTGTGTGCTGTTGTTGGGTTTGGAGGAGTTGTGGTTTTTGTTTTGGGTGTAATTTTGGTCTTGATCTATAGAAAAAAGAGGATATCATTATCGGTGGGTAAGACGAGAATGGTGGAGGGATCATTGGTGTCATTTGTCTACAAAGATTTACAAATTGCCACCAAAAATTTCTCAGACAAATTAGGTGGAGGTGGGTTTGGCTCTGTTTTCAAGGGGGTACTGCATGATTCGTCCATTGTGGCAGTGAAAAAGCTGGAAAGCATCAGCCAAGGAGAGAAACAGTTCAGGAGCGAAGTCAGCACAATCGGTACTATCCAACACGTTAATCTTGTACGCCTCCGTGGGTTTTGTGCACAAGGTAACAATAAACTGTTGGTGTATGATTACATGGCAAACAGTTCTCTGGACACCCATCTTTTCCATGgaaaacaagttttaaactggGAAACAAGGTATCAGATTGCACTTGGAATTGCAAGAGGCTTGGTGTATCTACATGAGAAGTGCAGAGATTGTATCATTCACTGTGACATTAAGCCAGAAAACATTCTTTTAGATGCCGAATTCTGTCCAAAAATTGCTGATTTTGGTTTAGCAAAGCTTGTTGGTCGAGACTTTAGTAGGGTTTTGACGACTATAAGAGGGACACGAGGGTATCTAGCACCAGAATGGTTATCAGGGGTGGCTGTCACAGCCAAAGCAGATGTTTTTAGTTATGGAATGATGCTTTTTGAATTAGTTAATGGTAAGCGAAATGCAGAGCAATCTGAAGATTCAAGGAGTCCATTCTTCCCCTGTTTAGTTTCTAATGTTCTGAAGATGGGAGGTGATATCCTTAGTTTGGTAGATAGTAGGTTAAACAGGGAAGCTAGTGTTGAAGAAGTCTCaaaaatttgcaaagttgcatgttgGTGTATCCAAGATGAGGAAGACAGTAGGCCTTCAATGAGTTTGGTGGAACAGATCCTTGAAGGGGTTATGGATGTGAATATGCCTCCGATCCCTCGATCTGTCACGTTATTTGTTGATAACACCGAGCGTGTTGTTTTCTTCACGGAATCACCCTCAAAGGGGAGTTCAGAGGTATACATCAGTTGTTCCCCCCAGTCGAAGAGCACCTCTTCTTGA
- the LOC111884623 gene encoding G-type lectin S-receptor-like serine/threonine-protein kinase At2g19130, which translates to MFFTESNSLGRILVLCFSLTISLSSRGNTISANNFLSGNRTIISERDEFELGFFKAGNSSNYYIGIWYKRAASNPPTIVWVANRETPISDRFRSELKIIDGNLVLLNESKFQIWSTNVSTTLKSSVAVLLDDGNLVLGDSTSNSIEPVWQSFDHPTHTWLPGAKLAYNNRTKKSQFLTSWKSKEDPGVGLFSLELHPSSNMYVCKWNGSQQYWTSGAWNGKIFELVPEMRLNYIYNFSYHMNENETYFTYSLYNSSLVSRFIMDVSGQLQQQMWSESTAEWAMFWSKPKEVCDIYGLCGAFGTCRPTEFPLCNCLTGFKPRSESDWNQTDFSGGCVRKTDLQCGRNTEKQDFLMIRVKNLPPNNSVAVGSAGECHTTCLNDCFCNAYSLVDNQCSVWDGDLLNLEDNDSGKIIFVKVAYKDLPLSSKDPLHHKKSISVTMGAVVGFGGVVVFVLGVILFLIFRKKRISVGKTRMVGSLVSFVYKDLQIATKNFSNKLGGGGFGSVFKGVLHDSSIVAVKKLESISQGEKQFRSEVSTIGTIQHVNLVRLRGFCAQGNNKLLVYDYMANGSLDTHLFHGKQVLNWETRYQIALGIARGLVYLHEKCRDCIIHCDIKPENILLDAEFCPKIADFGLAKLVGRDFSRVLTTIRGTRGYLAPEWLSGVAVTTKADVFSYGMMLFELVNGKRNAEQSEDSRSPFFPCLVSNVLKVGGDILSLVDSRLNREASVEEVSKICKVACWCIQDEEDRRPSMSSVEQILEGVMDVNMPPIPRTVTLFVDNTERIVFFTESPSKGSSEVYSNCSPQSTSSSS; encoded by the coding sequence ATGTTCTTCACCGAAAGTAACAGTTTAGGGAGGATTCTAGTCCTGTGTTTCTCTCTTACCATAAGTCTCTCATCCAGAGGCAACACCATATCTGCAAACAATTTTCTTTCAGGAAACCGAACGATCATATCCGAAAGAGACGAGTTTGAGCTGGGTTTCTTCAAAGCAGGTAACTCTTCCAACTATTACATAGGCATCTGGTATAAAAGGGCCGCTTCCAATCCTCCCACCATAGTTTGGGTGGCAAACAGAGAAACTCCCATATCTGATAGATTCCGTTCAGAATTAAAAATCATTGATGGTAATTTGGTGCTCTTGAATGAGTCCAAGTTCCAGATTTGGTCCACTAACGTCTCCACCACTTTGAAGTCTTCAGTAGCTGTTCTTCTTGATGATGGTAACTTAGTTTTGGGAGACAGTACTTCAAATTCTATCGAACCTGTTTGGCAGAGTTTTGACCACCCAACTCATACTTGGTTGCCTGGTGCTAAACTTGCTTATAATAATAGAACCAAAAAAAGCCAGTTTCTTAcatcatggaaaagcaaagaagATCCGGGTGTAGGACTCTTCTCTTTGGAGCTTCATCCATCAAGTAATATGTATGTATGCAAGTGGAATGGCTCCCAACAATATTGGACAAGTGGGGCTTGGAATGGGAAAATATTTGAATTAGTACCTGAAATGAGGTTGAATTACATTTACAATTTCAGCTACCATATGAATGAGAATGAGACTTACTTCACTTATTCTCTGTATAATTCTTCCCTTGTTTCTAGATTTATAATGGATGTTTCTGGTCAACTTCAGCAACAAATGTGGTCGGAATCTACTGCAGAGTGGGCTATGTTTTGGTCTAAACCTAAAGAAGTGTGTGACATCTATGGTTTATGTGGGGCTTTTGGTACTTGCAGACCGACTGAATTTCCATTATGTAATTGCTTGACTGGCTTCAAGCCAAGATCAGAGAGTGATTGGAATCAGACTGACTTCTCGGGTGGGTGTGTGAGAAAAACCGATTTGCAGTGTGGAAGAAACACGGAAAAACAAGATTTTCTCATGATTAGGGTCAAGAATCTGCCTCCAAATAACTCTGTAGCAGTTGGGAGTGCTGGAGAATGCCATACCACCTGTTTGAATGATTGCTTCTGTAATGCTTACTCTTTGGTCGATAATCAATGTTCGGTTTGGGATGGAGATCTCTTGAACCTCGAAGACAATGATAGTGGGAAAATAATCTTTGTCAAAGTCGCTTATAAAGATCTTCCACTCTCCTCTAAAGATCCTCTACATCATAAAAAGAGTATTTCGGTCACCATGGGTGCTGTTGTTGGGTTTGGAGGAGTTGTGGTTTTTGTCTTGGGTGTAATTTTGTTCTTGATCTTTAGAAAAAAGAGGATATCGGTGGGTAAGACGAGAATGGTGGGATCATTGGTGTCATTTGTTTACAAAGATTTACAGATTGCCACCAAAAATTTCTCTAACAAATTGGGAGGAGGTGGTTTTGGCTCTGTTTTCAAGGGGGTACTGCATGATTCGTCCATTGTAGCAGTGAAAAAGCTTGAAAGCATCAGCCAAGGAGAGAAGCAGTTTAGGAGTGAAGTCAGCACAATCGGTACTATCCAACACGTTAATCTTGTACGCCTTCGTGGGTTTTGTGCACAAGGTAACAATAAGCTGTTGGTCTATGATTACATGGCAAATGGCTCTCTAGACACCCATCTTTTCCATGgaaaacaagttttaaactggGAAACAAGGTATCAGATTGCACTTGGAATTGCAAGAGGCTTGGTGTATCTACATGAGAAGTGCAGAGATTGTATAATTCACTGTGACATTAAGCCAGAAAACATTCTTTTAGATGCCGAATTCTGTCCGAAAATTGCTGATTTTGGTCTAGCAAAGCTTGTTGGTCGAGACTTTAGCAGGGTTTTGACAACTATAAGAGGGACACGAGGGTATCTAGCACCAGAATGGTTATCAGGAGTGGCTGTCACAACCAAAGCGGATGTTTTTAGCTATGGGATGATGCTTTTTGAATTAGTTAATGGTAAGCGAAATGCAGAGCAATCTGAAGATTCAAGGAGTCCATTCTTCCCTTGTTTAGTTTCTAATGTTCTGAAGGTGGGAGGTGATATCCTTAGCTTGGTAGATAGTAGGTTAAACAGGGAAGCTAGTGTTGAAGAAGTCTCaaaaatttgcaaagttgcatgttgGTGTATCCAAGACGAGGAAGACAGAAGGCCTTCGATGAGTTCGGTGGAACAGATCCTTGAAGGGGTTATGGATGTGAATATGCCTCCGATCCCTCGAACTGTCACGTTATTTGTTGATAACACCGAGCGTATTGTTTTCTTCACGGAATCACCCTCAAAGGGGAGTTCTGAGGTATACAGCAATTGTTCCCCCCAGTCGACGAGCTCCTCTTCTTGA